CCGCGTCGGTGCCGACCCCCAGCCAGCCGGCCATCGACCGGCCGTGCATCTCGAACGGGCGGGCACCGGGCTCACCGAGCAGGGCGTCGAGGTCGTCCGGGTGCGCCCGGACCATGAGCTCGCCGTCGGAGCCGGCGCAGACCGCCAGGTGCCCGTCGACCATGAACGCGAGCCCGCCGAACATCCACCGGGTCGTCAGCCCCGGCTCGTCGGCGAGCAGGGCCTGGAGCCGGTCGGCCAGCCGGGTGTCCACCACCATCCCGGCAGTGTGCCCGCGAGGACCG
The Aquipuribacter hungaricus DNA segment above includes these coding regions:
- a CDS encoding TfoX/Sxy family protein, with amino-acid sequence MVVDTRLADRLQALLADEPGLTTRWMFGGLAFMVDGHLAVCAGSDGELMVRAHPDDLDALLGEPGARPFEMHGRSMAGWLGVGTDAVAADDALARWAAVGTGYARSLPPKAPRPSRSRTSGRRSGGTVAGG